One Deltaproteobacteria bacterium DNA window includes the following coding sequences:
- a CDS encoding ABC transporter ATP-binding protein: MALLQIRDLSMRFGGLTALENFRLSLPEGTLHGLIGPNGAGKTTVFNLISGFLRPTSGQIFFRGADITHLPPQRLAHRGIGRTFQNIRLFGDLSVLENILVACHWRTRASFWEAIGRLPRFIREESQDLKRSLDLLEEVGLPDQAQEKAGQLPYGHQRRLEIARALATGAQLLLLDEPAAGLNPQETIELMEFLQNLRKRYQLTILLIEHNIKFVMGICERLTVLDHGLIIAEGTPLEVQDNPRVRQAYLGSELENCAVPNTPNKADQK, encoded by the coding sequence ATGGCCCTGCTGCAGATCCGTGATCTAAGCATGCGCTTCGGCGGCCTGACGGCCTTGGAAAATTTCCGGCTCAGTTTGCCAGAGGGAACTTTGCACGGCCTTATCGGACCCAATGGAGCCGGCAAAACTACGGTCTTTAATCTGATCAGCGGTTTTCTGCGGCCAACCTCCGGCCAGATTTTTTTCCGGGGCGCGGACATCACCCACTTGCCCCCGCAACGCCTGGCCCACCGAGGTATTGGCCGTACCTTCCAAAATATCCGGCTGTTTGGGGATTTGAGTGTCCTTGAAAATATTTTGGTGGCCTGCCACTGGCGCACCCGGGCCAGCTTCTGGGAAGCGATCGGCCGGCTGCCCCGCTTTATTCGTGAAGAAAGCCAGGACTTGAAACGCAGCCTGGACCTGCTGGAGGAGGTGGGCCTGCCGGATCAGGCCCAGGAGAAAGCCGGGCAACTGCCCTACGGACACCAGCGCCGCCTGGAAATTGCCCGGGCCCTGGCTACCGGGGCCCAATTGCTGCTGTTGGATGAACCAGCCGCCGGACTCAACCCCCAGGAAACCATCGAGTTAATGGAATTTTTACAAAATCTCCGAAAGCGCTATCAGCTCACCATCTTGTTGATCGAACACAATATAAAATTTGTCATGGGGATCTGCGAACGGTTGACCGTTCTGGATCATGGCCTCATCATTGCCGAGGGCACCCCTCTCGAGGTCCAGGATAATCCCCGGGTCCGGCAAGCCTACCTGGGGTCTGAGTTAGAAAACTGCGCGGTTCCCAACACGCCGAATAAAGCTGATCAGAAATAA
- a CDS encoding efflux transporter outer membrane subunit — protein MALCNQIKLSPKIFNGNRPGHPGRGRFFGLALLLVLAYGCTKVGPDYVRPPVKVLDNWLEVDDKRVKTDFAEYRDWWQVFNDPVLNQLIDLAYQENLNLRLAGVRVLEARAQLGVAVGELFPQTQQAFGSVEKIRESGRSPQAVPGSELGYAQSQIGLGASWEIDFWGKFRRAIESADASLAATIANYDSTLVSLTAEVATFYILSRTLEKRLSIARRNVELQKESLQIAEARFQGGTTSQRDVEQAKTVLASTQATIPTLDTQLRQARHALSILLGRPPGQLADLLAGKSEIPAPPPQVVVGIPADLLRRRPDIRRAELQAASQCARIGIAKADLYPAFSLTGSFGFQASDVRSFSLGDMFEWRSRTGSIGPSFLWNILNYGRLTNRVRIQDARFQERLIAYQNTVLKAQQEVEDALIAFLRAQERAEFLAESAAAAIRSLDLAVLQYREGITDFTTVLTAQQALLQQQDNLARTMGHISSNLVGVYRALGGGWQLRQGRDFVPTATKEVMAKRTNWGRLLTPVDYVPSPPD, from the coding sequence ATGGCTCTGTGCAACCAGATTAAGCTAAGCCCCAAAATTTTTAATGGTAATCGGCCAGGCCATCCGGGCCGGGGCAGATTTTTTGGGCTGGCCCTACTCTTAGTCCTCGCTTACGGTTGCACCAAAGTGGGGCCGGACTATGTGCGGCCTCCGGTCAAGGTGTTGGATAACTGGCTGGAAGTGGATGATAAGCGGGTGAAAACGGATTTTGCAGAGTACCGGGACTGGTGGCAGGTTTTCAATGATCCGGTTCTCAACCAGCTCATCGATTTAGCCTATCAGGAGAACCTGAACCTGCGCCTCGCCGGGGTGCGGGTGCTGGAGGCCCGGGCTCAACTCGGGGTCGCGGTAGGCGAGTTGTTTCCCCAGACTCAACAAGCCTTCGGCTCGGTGGAAAAGATTAGAGAAAGTGGGCGCTCGCCACAGGCGGTGCCGGGCAGTGAATTAGGCTATGCCCAGTCCCAGATCGGGTTGGGAGCCAGTTGGGAAATCGACTTCTGGGGCAAATTCCGCCGGGCCATTGAGTCCGCCGATGCCAGCCTGGCGGCTACCATTGCCAATTATGATAGTACCCTGGTGAGTCTCACCGCCGAAGTGGCGACTTTTTATATCTTAAGCCGGACTCTGGAAAAACGGCTGAGCATTGCTCGCCGCAATGTCGAGCTCCAGAAAGAAAGTTTGCAGATCGCTGAGGCCCGGTTCCAGGGCGGCACCACCTCTCAGCGAGACGTGGAGCAGGCCAAGACGGTGCTGGCCAGCACCCAGGCCACTATCCCCACCCTCGACACGCAACTGCGTCAGGCCCGACATGCCCTCAGCATTTTGCTGGGCCGGCCACCGGGTCAACTGGCCGACTTGCTGGCCGGTAAGTCGGAGATTCCCGCGCCCCCGCCCCAAGTGGTGGTCGGCATCCCCGCGGACCTGCTGCGTCGGCGGCCGGATATTCGCCGTGCTGAATTGCAAGCCGCATCACAGTGTGCCAGAATCGGCATTGCCAAAGCCGATCTCTACCCGGCTTTTTCCTTGACCGGCTCCTTCGGTTTCCAGGCCAGTGATGTGAGAAGCTTTTCTTTGGGGGATATGTTCGAATGGCGCAGCCGCACCGGCTCTATCGGCCCCTCCTTTTTATGGAATATTCTTAACTATGGCCGCCTCACCAACCGGGTACGGATCCAGGATGCTCGGTTTCAGGAGCGGCTCATCGCTTATCAGAATACCGTTCTGAAGGCGCAACAAGAGGTGGAGGACGCCCTGATCGCCTTTCTAAGGGCGCAAGAACGGGCTGAGTTTCTGGCGGAAAGCGCGGCCGCGGCCATACGTTCTTTAGATCTGGCGGTTCTGCAATATCGGGAGGGGATCACCGATTTCACCACCGTCCTGACCGCCCAACAAGCCCTGCTTCAACAGCAAGACAATCTGGCCAGGACAATGGGCCACATCTCCAGCAATCTGGTCGGAGTCTATCGGGCCCTGGGCGGTGGTTGGCAGCTTCGTCAGGGACGGGATTTTGTCCCGACCGCGACCAAAGAAGTTATGGCGAAACGTACTAACTGGGGAAGATTGTTAACCCCGGTAGACTATGTGCCCTCCCCGCCAGATTAA